A single Notoacmeibacter ruber DNA region contains:
- a CDS encoding methyltransferase domain-containing protein: MFDSHQVRARRKRADAMAVEGADFLARLVLDDLDERLATVIRTFDEVKLLGDRASVDLAAVLKQHGHGSKSIEAIEFTGDDPARLGEQTTDLIVSFLDLQDVSDPAAYLASCRRALRPDGLFLGAFVGGESLGGLREALLIAETEQKGGASPRVHPAIALRDAGALLQHTGFALPVIDRETTTVRYDSLFNLMLDLRAMGATNALAKRSRQGVTRTLLGRAAEIYQQRNGDEDGRVRAVFEIIWLSGWAPDSSQQKPLKPGSAKVSLASALGELDGE, translated from the coding sequence ATGTTCGACAGCCATCAGGTCCGCGCCCGACGGAAACGCGCCGACGCGATGGCAGTAGAGGGCGCCGACTTTCTTGCCAGGCTTGTGTTGGACGATCTCGATGAACGCCTCGCGACCGTCATACGAACCTTCGACGAGGTGAAACTGCTTGGAGATAGAGCATCCGTCGATCTGGCAGCGGTCCTGAAGCAACATGGCCACGGATCGAAATCGATCGAAGCCATCGAGTTCACCGGCGACGATCCCGCACGTCTAGGCGAACAAACGACGGACCTTATCGTGTCCTTCCTTGATCTTCAGGACGTCTCCGATCCGGCAGCCTATCTCGCCAGTTGCAGGCGCGCCCTTCGGCCCGACGGTCTTTTTCTAGGGGCCTTTGTCGGCGGTGAGAGCCTGGGCGGACTACGCGAAGCGCTTCTCATTGCAGAAACGGAACAGAAGGGAGGCGCCAGCCCTCGGGTGCATCCGGCCATCGCGCTACGCGATGCGGGCGCCCTCCTCCAACACACCGGCTTCGCCTTGCCTGTCATCGACAGGGAAACCACCACGGTTCGCTATGATAGCCTTTTCAATCTGATGCTCGATTTACGCGCGATGGGTGCCACCAATGCGCTGGCCAAGCGCAGTAGACAGGGGGTGACGCGCACGCTTCTCGGCCGGGCAGCCGAAATCTATCAGCAGCGCAATGGCGATGAGGACGGACGGGTCCGTGCCGTGTTCGAGATCATCTGGCTGAGTGGCTGGGCGCCCGACAGCAGCCAGCAGAAACCTCTGAAGCCGGGTTCGGCAAAGGTCAGCCTTGCGAGCGCGCTGGGCGAACTGGACGGTGAGTGA
- a CDS encoding Flp family type IVb pilin — protein MIELLRNFLGNSQGATIIEYGLLCALLAVALFLTLQTSGGRALSIMMSVSSSISGM, from the coding sequence ATGATCGAATTGCTACGCAATTTCCTCGGTAACAGCCAAGGCGCTACGATCATCGAATATGGTCTGCTCTGCGCTTTGCTTGCGGTGGCCCTCTTTCTGACACTTCAGACCAGCGGCGGGCGGGCGCTCTCCATCATGATGTCGGTGTCTTCCTCCATCAGTGGTATGTGA
- a CDS encoding helix-turn-helix domain-containing protein gives MITLPIPLIVSLIVAYLLLRLMIKGSRLYVYWALLAACALQGLVISLVHYYGVAIRPIAPVTATFIPPLAWVAFRTSLFRTLRPKQDAAHFLAPAFTAFCVAFAPMTVDAVVIAIFVGYGVAILLVLKRQSGDLPLARIESGGVPVHVWQALAAALILSALSDGLVAVAMANDRPDLRALIVSSFSSLALLAIAALGLTSDGLGEASETFDDEPASSLPETDAEDRQMMERLDHLLRDEELYLDADLTLTRLAHRIHVPIKALSATINRHTGENVSRYVNDYRIRHACVLLRQGTPVTETIYASGFATKSNFNREFRRITGLSPSEWQGAHAAP, from the coding sequence ATGATTACCCTACCCATCCCCCTCATCGTCTCGCTTATCGTCGCCTATCTGCTTCTTCGTCTGATGATCAAAGGCTCACGGCTTTACGTGTACTGGGCCCTGCTCGCCGCCTGCGCTTTGCAGGGACTGGTGATATCGCTGGTCCATTATTACGGGGTCGCCATCAGACCGATCGCGCCGGTGACAGCGACATTCATCCCGCCGCTCGCCTGGGTCGCCTTTCGGACCTCGCTCTTTCGAACCCTTCGTCCGAAGCAGGATGCAGCGCACTTCCTCGCGCCCGCCTTCACCGCCTTTTGCGTCGCTTTCGCGCCGATGACTGTCGATGCAGTCGTGATTGCAATTTTTGTTGGCTACGGCGTTGCCATTCTGCTCGTGTTGAAGCGCCAGTCGGGCGACCTGCCGCTCGCTCGGATAGAGAGCGGGGGTGTGCCGGTCCATGTCTGGCAGGCATTGGCTGCGGCCTTGATTCTTTCGGCCCTCAGTGACGGTCTGGTTGCCGTCGCGATGGCAAATGATCGCCCTGATCTGCGCGCTTTGATCGTCAGTTCGTTTTCCTCGCTGGCCCTCCTTGCAATTGCCGCGCTGGGCCTGACGAGCGACGGCTTGGGAGAGGCGAGTGAGACATTCGACGACGAGCCTGCGTCTTCGCTTCCCGAAACCGATGCCGAAGACAGGCAGATGATGGAGCGTCTCGATCACCTGTTGAGAGACGAGGAGCTTTACCTGGATGCCGATCTGACGCTGACGCGTCTGGCGCATCGCATCCACGTTCCGATCAAGGCACTATCCGCGACGATCAATCGCCATACGGGTGAGAACGTCTCCCGATACGTCAATGACTATCGAATTCGCCATGCCTGCGTGCTGTTGCGTCAGGGCACGCCTGTCACCGAAACCATTTATGCGAGCGGGTTTGCCACCAAGTCCAACTTCAACCGTGAATTTCGACGCATTACCGGCCTGTCGCCCAGCGAGTGGCAGGGGGCACATGCTGCTCCCTGA
- a CDS encoding alpha/beta hydrolase family protein: MRTFIAATLALIMTNAASADPVAGYDRLDVRVSHRAYPVGASVWYPAGRETYVIKIGDNPIFKGTPAYVGAAVAEGRFPLILFSHGSGGNMDNAAWLSSALAAKGAMVLAVNHPGSTSGDSSPRRSVHLDERASDLSGALDALLADPAFAPHIDRSRIVAVGFSLGGATALNLAGLRYQKAPEHPYCEGTANRDDCIFFANGGIDFTDLPDGFSADMRDERVTGAVAIDPAFTEIADRRSVDEMQLPIALINLGDEHRLAPVDVSENGSDLVHRLPDATYSVLAPAVHFTFLAPCKDAGAELLAADDDDPVCDDPAGTDREKVHRQIAEKIAHFVGL, from the coding sequence ATGCGAACTTTTATCGCCGCCACACTAGCTCTCATCATGACAAATGCAGCCTCAGCCGACCCCGTCGCCGGTTACGACCGGCTGGACGTTCGCGTCTCACACCGCGCTTATCCCGTCGGAGCGTCCGTCTGGTATCCGGCCGGCCGCGAAACCTACGTGATCAAAATCGGTGACAACCCCATATTCAAGGGCACACCCGCCTATGTGGGCGCAGCAGTCGCTGAGGGCCGCTTCCCTCTCATCCTCTTTTCCCATGGCTCGGGCGGCAACATGGATAACGCCGCATGGCTCTCTTCCGCCCTCGCCGCAAAGGGCGCGATGGTCCTCGCCGTCAATCATCCCGGCAGCACTTCGGGCGACTCTTCACCGCGTCGATCGGTCCATCTGGACGAAAGGGCCTCCGACCTTTCCGGCGCGCTGGATGCCCTCCTCGCCGACCCGGCCTTTGCGCCTCATATCGATCGCAGCCGCATCGTCGCGGTCGGCTTTTCGCTGGGAGGCGCGACGGCACTCAATCTGGCAGGTCTGCGCTATCAGAAAGCACCGGAGCATCCCTACTGCGAAGGTACGGCAAATCGGGATGACTGCATTTTCTTCGCCAATGGCGGCATCGACTTCACGGATCTGCCTGATGGCTTCAGCGCCGATATGCGCGATGAGAGAGTGACTGGGGCCGTCGCCATCGACCCCGCCTTTACGGAAATCGCCGATCGGCGCAGCGTAGATGAAATGCAGCTTCCCATCGCTCTCATCAACCTAGGAGACGAGCATCGCCTCGCTCCGGTGGACGTCAGCGAAAATGGCAGCGATCTCGTCCATCGTCTGCCTGATGCGACATACTCAGTCCTTGCGCCAGCAGTGCATTTCACGTTTCTGGCCCCATGCAAGGATGCCGGCGCTGAACTACTCGCGGCGGACGATGACGACCCTGTCTGCGACGACCCTGCCGGGACCGATCGTGAGAAGGTTCATCGGCAGATCGCCGAAAAGATCGCTCATTTCGTTGGCCTGTAG
- the mutT gene encoding 8-oxo-dGTP diphosphatase MutT has translation MSDPRLLLVVACALVDADGRVLLTQRPEGKALAGLWEFPGGKVEQGERPEEALIRELDEELGVVTQTACLAPLTFASHAYDDFHLLMPLYVCRRFSGTPRGREGQAIKWVRPKALRDYAMPPADEPLIPILQDLL, from the coding sequence GTGAGTGACCCGCGTCTTCTTCTCGTCGTCGCCTGTGCATTGGTCGATGCAGACGGTCGCGTGCTCCTGACGCAGCGGCCGGAAGGCAAGGCGCTGGCGGGTCTCTGGGAGTTTCCCGGTGGCAAGGTGGAGCAGGGTGAACGGCCGGAGGAGGCTCTCATCCGGGAGCTTGATGAGGAACTCGGCGTCGTGACGCAGACAGCGTGCCTTGCCCCGCTGACCTTTGCCTCTCACGCTTATGACGATTTCCATCTTCTGATGCCGCTTTACGTCTGTCGGCGCTTTTCGGGAACGCCGCGGGGCCGGGAAGGCCAAGCCATCAAATGGGTTCGGCCGAAGGCGCTGCGTGATTATGCAATGCCTCCGGCCGATGAACCGCTTATCCCGATCCTGCAGGATCTTCTCTGA
- a CDS encoding GNAT family N-acetyltransferase codes for MARYTVPTAPLTVARRFTAAGAQAWPAETLHYDGAWALRLSSDCAAKRQNCVTPLDPSDDADIASRIDRAVERFGRAGKTPRFLIAPLASQRIVDALSERDWTPESRVSIYSRDVGDWDDLDAPGLRRVKADEFVAAHEVIGAQSIRRGDNLRAVLSRIEPPNFLFLLEKDAGPVASVICVRQGDMIGCFELNVSEDLRGEGLGGELMRGVLSWAKKRKAAGVWEQVEVENKASVALSRSLGFEPVYDYFYMRAPEDGA; via the coding sequence ATGGCACGATATACGGTCCCCACGGCTCCTCTGACCGTTGCGCGCCGTTTCACGGCGGCCGGTGCGCAGGCGTGGCCTGCTGAAACCCTGCATTATGATGGCGCTTGGGCGCTGCGGCTATCGAGCGACTGCGCGGCGAAACGGCAGAACTGCGTCACGCCGCTCGATCCAAGCGACGATGCGGACATCGCATCGCGGATCGATAGGGCGGTCGAACGTTTTGGACGCGCTGGCAAGACGCCGCGCTTTCTGATCGCACCCCTTGCATCGCAGCGCATCGTCGATGCGCTGTCCGAGCGGGACTGGACGCCGGAGAGTCGGGTTTCGATCTACTCACGCGACGTCGGGGATTGGGACGATCTCGATGCGCCGGGATTGCGCCGCGTGAAGGCAGACGAATTTGTCGCCGCGCATGAGGTGATCGGCGCACAATCCATCCGGCGCGGTGACAACCTCCGGGCTGTCCTGTCGAGGATCGAGCCGCCAAACTTCCTTTTTCTTCTGGAGAAGGATGCCGGGCCGGTGGCCAGCGTCATCTGTGTGCGCCAGGGCGACATGATCGGCTGTTTCGAGTTGAATGTCAGCGAGGACCTTAGGGGCGAGGGGCTCGGCGGAGAGCTGATGCGTGGCGTTCTTTCCTGGGCGAAGAAACGCAAGGCCGCCGGTGTCTGGGAACAGGTGGAAGTCGAAAACAAGGCTTCGGTGGCGCTGTCGCGCTCGCTCGGCTTCGAGCCCGTCTATGATTATTTCTATATGCGCGCACCGGAGGACGGTGCGTGA
- the argJ gene encoding bifunctional glutamate N-acetyltransferase/amino-acid acetyltransferase ArgJ encodes MSHPVSPLAPKTTPAMPPIEGVTIATEEAGIKYRGRTDLMIMAFAEGTQVAGTFTKSRCPSAPVDFCRANLKHGTARILVVNSGNANAFTGRKGREATEVTAFAAAKAIGCSPTEVFLASTGVIGEPLAADRFSGLLDGMVESAQTDRWLEAGEAIMTTDTYPKYATATVALGDHIVTLNGIAKGAGMIAPDMATMLSFVATDAPIDAPVLQVLIAESVGGSFNSVTVDSDTSTSDTLLLFATGAAAENGAPRITEADDERLGPFRQALDAMLKDLARQIVRDGEGARKEIEVRVKGAQSADSARKVALSIANSPLVKTAVAGEDANWGRVVMAVGKAGEPADRDRLAVYFGDIRVAFEGERDPSYSEAETSDYMKNDTIVITADLNIGNGSATIWTCDLTKEYVAINGDYRS; translated from the coding sequence ATGAGCCACCCAGTTTCTCCGCTCGCGCCGAAAACGACACCTGCCATGCCTCCCATAGAAGGCGTGACCATCGCCACCGAGGAGGCCGGGATCAAATATCGCGGCCGAACGGATCTGATGATCATGGCTTTTGCGGAAGGCACGCAGGTTGCGGGCACCTTTACAAAGTCGCGCTGCCCGTCTGCGCCGGTCGATTTCTGCCGGGCCAATCTGAAGCACGGCACGGCTCGGATTCTCGTTGTCAATTCCGGCAATGCAAACGCCTTTACCGGCCGCAAAGGCCGCGAAGCGACGGAAGTGACTGCCTTTGCGGCCGCGAAGGCGATCGGCTGTTCGCCAACAGAAGTCTTTCTCGCTTCGACCGGGGTGATTGGCGAGCCTCTGGCAGCGGACCGGTTCTCCGGTCTTCTCGACGGCATGGTGGAGAGTGCGCAAACCGATCGCTGGCTGGAAGCCGGCGAAGCCATCATGACAACCGATACCTATCCCAAATACGCTACCGCGACGGTCGCGCTCGGCGACCATATCGTGACGTTGAACGGAATTGCCAAAGGCGCCGGCATGATCGCGCCGGATATGGCGACCATGCTGTCCTTCGTGGCAACGGATGCGCCGATCGACGCTCCGGTTCTCCAGGTTCTTATTGCCGAAAGCGTAGGAGGCAGCTTTAACTCGGTCACCGTGGACAGTGACACTTCGACGTCCGACACCCTCCTTCTCTTTGCGACCGGCGCCGCGGCAGAGAACGGCGCGCCGCGCATCACCGAAGCCGATGATGAGCGCCTGGGCCCGTTCCGTCAGGCGCTCGACGCCATGCTGAAAGATCTGGCCCGCCAGATCGTCCGCGACGGTGAAGGCGCGCGCAAGGAGATTGAGGTCCGGGTAAAGGGGGCGCAGAGTGCGGATTCCGCTCGCAAGGTCGCCCTTTCGATTGCCAATTCGCCTCTCGTGAAGACCGCCGTGGCGGGCGAGGATGCGAATTGGGGCCGGGTGGTCATGGCTGTCGGAAAGGCCGGTGAACCGGCCGATCGAGACCGGCTGGCCGTCTATTTCGGCGATATTCGCGTGGCTTTTGAAGGGGAGCGTGATCCGTCCTACTCCGAAGCGGAAACATCCGATTACATGAAGAACGACACGATCGTCATTACGGCCGATCTCAATATCGGCAACGGGTCTGCTACGATCTGGACCTGTGACCTGACGAAGGAATATGTCGCGATCAACGGCGATTATAGAAGCTGA
- a CDS encoding peptidylprolyl isomerase yields the protein MFLFRPARTFLAGAVLAAGLSSPVLAQDEAETVATINGSPITRQQLEMAMGELGPQFARIPEDKRDAAALAALIEIRLMADKAREADLDKDEEFQSSIAFMTERALHGFYMQKELAEEITDEDLKALYDERVSDMPEQQEVHARHILVKTEDEARQVIQEIEGGADFETVAKEKSTGPSGPSGGDLGYFRAGQMVPEFEEAAFALEPGSITEEPVKTQFGYHVIKVEDKRNAEPPAFEQIKDQLRSELLVKRYTETVKDARAAAKIEVGDPALEEELNALEESKSTEEQ from the coding sequence ATGTTTTTATTCCGTCCCGCCCGAACCTTTCTCGCCGGCGCCGTTCTGGCCGCTGGTCTGTCCTCGCCAGTTCTGGCCCAGGACGAAGCCGAGACGGTTGCGACGATCAACGGATCGCCCATCACCCGTCAGCAGCTTGAAATGGCGATGGGCGAACTCGGCCCGCAATTCGCACGTATCCCGGAAGACAAGCGCGACGCGGCGGCCCTCGCCGCCCTGATCGAGATCAGGCTGATGGCGGACAAGGCGCGCGAAGCGGACCTCGACAAGGACGAAGAGTTCCAGAGCAGCATCGCCTTCATGACCGAGCGTGCGCTGCACGGCTTCTACATGCAGAAGGAACTGGCCGAGGAGATCACGGACGAAGACCTCAAGGCGCTTTACGATGAGCGTGTCTCGGACATGCCGGAACAGCAGGAAGTCCATGCGCGTCATATTCTCGTGAAAACCGAAGACGAAGCCCGCCAGGTCATCCAAGAGATTGAAGGCGGCGCCGATTTCGAAACGGTGGCCAAGGAAAAGAGCACCGGCCCATCGGGCCCGAGCGGCGGCGATCTCGGCTACTTCCGTGCCGGCCAGATGGTGCCTGAGTTCGAAGAGGCTGCCTTCGCGCTTGAACCGGGCTCCATTACCGAGGAGCCGGTAAAGACGCAGTTCGGCTATCACGTCATCAAGGTCGAGGATAAGCGTAACGCCGAGCCGCCGGCCTTCGAGCAGATCAAGGATCAGCTTCGCAGCGAATTGCTGGTCAAGCGTTACACCGAGACGGTGAAGGACGCGCGTGCGGCGGCCAAAATCGAGGTCGGTGATCCGGCTCTCGAGGAGGAGCTGAACGCGCTGGAAGAGAGCAAGAGCACGGAAGAGCAGTAA
- the wrbA gene encoding NAD(P)H:quinone oxidoreductase — MAKVLVLYYSSYGHVETMAQAIADGAREAGADVTIKHVAETAPQHVVESAGFKTDLVGELAEPGDLADYDAVIFGTPTRYGNMCAQMRQFLDQTGGLWAEGKLVGKVGSVFTSTASQHGGQETTLTSFHTSLLHLGMVVVGLPYSFPGQLTLDEVAGGSPYGATTIAGGQGQRQPSETELAGARFQGKHVAEIAAKLVS; from the coding sequence ATGGCTAAAGTGCTCGTGCTTTATTATTCGAGCTATGGACATGTGGAAACGATGGCGCAGGCCATCGCGGATGGCGCGCGTGAAGCCGGAGCCGATGTCACAATCAAGCATGTCGCCGAAACCGCACCCCAGCACGTTGTCGAAAGCGCCGGTTTTAAAACGGACCTCGTTGGCGAACTGGCGGAGCCGGGTGATCTTGCCGATTACGATGCGGTGATTTTCGGCACACCCACGCGTTACGGCAATATGTGCGCGCAGATGCGCCAGTTTCTCGATCAGACCGGCGGACTTTGGGCGGAAGGCAAGCTGGTCGGCAAGGTCGGTTCGGTCTTCACGTCCACCGCATCGCAGCATGGTGGCCAGGAAACGACACTGACCTCCTTCCACACCTCGCTGCTCCACCTTGGCATGGTGGTCGTCGGGCTGCCCTATTCCTTCCCGGGCCAGTTGACGCTGGACGAAGTTGCCGGTGGAAGCCCCTATGGCGCGACCACCATTGCCGGCGGACAGGGACAGCGTCAGCCAAGCGAAACCGAATTGGCCGGTGCCCGTTTTCAGGGCAAGCACGTTGCCGAGATCGCGGCCAAGCTCGTATCCTGA
- a CDS encoding lipopolysaccharide biosynthesis protein, whose amino-acid sequence MRLSAELTAERILPARLGAAARPFAQKLDHILYGEGEKARAGRVALTTFAVRLAAAVLAYFSQVLLARWMGSFEYGVFTFVWVTMIILGNLACLGFHTAIIRFAPQYQEEQDNSRLKGILRFGQWMSFLLPLFVGLAGMAIVWASRGLMDGYWVLPFIVAFASVPFLGLSDFHQGLARSQGWGLLSMVPTFLIRPFFIVAGTALALWLGMEPVALTAVGAAVIATFLATAIQQAIVPRRLLGGIQTSVPRYEPRLWFGVALPIFLVEGFFALLTNADVLMVGLVLQPQDVAVYFATVKTIVLVHFVYFAVKAAVAQRYVRLASRADSAEELAAFARETVVWTFWPSLLMSAIVLAMGPFLLALFGENFIQGYPLLFVLLAGVCCRAAVGPAESLLSMTGHQNICATLYAAVLAVNIALNIILLPIIGLWGAAIATAIAIAFEACMLAYVVRDRFGFWMVVQGLPNFRTVMPPGTQP is encoded by the coding sequence TTGCGACTATCCGCCGAACTGACAGCGGAGCGTATTCTTCCGGCGCGCCTCGGCGCGGCCGCACGGCCCTTTGCGCAAAAACTCGACCACATTCTCTATGGAGAAGGCGAAAAAGCGCGCGCCGGCCGCGTTGCGCTTACGACCTTTGCCGTGCGCCTCGCAGCTGCGGTGCTGGCCTATTTCAGTCAGGTTCTGCTGGCCCGCTGGATGGGAAGCTTCGAATACGGTGTCTTCACCTTCGTATGGGTGACGATGATCATCCTCGGCAATCTCGCCTGTCTCGGTTTTCACACCGCGATCATCCGCTTTGCGCCGCAATATCAGGAAGAGCAGGACAATTCACGACTGAAGGGCATTCTCCGTTTCGGACAGTGGATGTCTTTTCTGCTGCCTCTCTTCGTTGGCCTTGCTGGCATGGCGATCGTCTGGGCATCACGCGGCCTGATGGATGGCTACTGGGTGCTGCCCTTTATCGTGGCCTTCGCATCCGTGCCGTTTCTGGGGCTGAGTGACTTTCACCAAGGCCTGGCGCGTTCTCAGGGCTGGGGCCTTTTGTCGATGGTGCCCACCTTCCTGATCCGTCCCTTTTTCATTGTTGCGGGCACAGCGCTGGCGCTTTGGCTGGGCATGGAACCCGTGGCACTGACGGCTGTCGGTGCTGCGGTGATTGCAACCTTTCTTGCCACCGCCATCCAACAGGCCATCGTCCCCCGTCGCCTGCTCGGGGGGATCCAGACCTCGGTACCACGCTACGAGCCGCGTCTGTGGTTTGGCGTGGCTTTGCCCATATTTCTGGTGGAAGGCTTCTTTGCGCTGCTCACCAATGCCGACGTTCTGATGGTCGGTCTGGTGCTCCAGCCACAAGACGTCGCGGTCTACTTTGCCACGGTCAAGACGATCGTCCTCGTCCACTTCGTCTATTTCGCCGTCAAGGCAGCCGTCGCCCAGCGTTATGTTCGTCTGGCCAGCCGCGCCGACAGCGCGGAAGAGCTGGCCGCATTTGCGCGCGAAACAGTCGTCTGGACGTTCTGGCCTTCACTCCTGATGAGCGCCATTGTTCTGGCGATGGGACCTTTCCTGCTCGCCCTCTTTGGCGAAAACTTTATCCAGGGCTATCCGCTTTTGTTCGTCCTGTTGGCTGGCGTCTGCTGCCGCGCCGCTGTGGGTCCGGCCGAAAGCCTTTTGTCGATGACCGGCCATCAGAATATCTGTGCCACGCTTTATGCAGCGGTCCTGGCCGTCAACATAGCGCTAAACATCATTCTTCTGCCGATTATCGGCCTTTGGGGCGCAGCGATCGCGACGGCCATCGCGATCGCTTTCGAGGCCTGTATGCTGGCCTATGTGGTTCGTGATCGCTTCGGTTTCTGGATGGTGGTCCAAGGTTTGCCGAATTTCCGCACGGTCATGCCGCCGGGAACTCAGCCATGA
- a CDS encoding GNAT family N-acetyltransferase codes for MTVTTHPVLEASERAKLSDQVLDTLMALPGWKPKHHAMLASELPEVDRRLSIYPASAGFELLDELDYLASRSIERNVFFEPRYLAPAMPRLDDREVFLAVLRDEDKTRSRLRFLLPYSIERPGLGIGPSVIRGWTTPFGPAGAPLIDSDEPVQIMNAAFSLLAQKNLKLPNVMVLPDMPLDGPAAAAIRTAAISSDLPISIMEGEARPVLQATGDPDEYFAKAISGHHRRNYNRLRRRLQERGTVSFDIIRQPDEIRQATETFLTLELMSWKGKVRSAMASDRYQAAFAREAIYRLAERDMVRIATLKLDGETIASLIVLLAGGTAYTWKTAFDETLKDFSPGVLLMIDTTEYLIDDPNIVQADSCATENHSVMSRLWNEKRTYGTFVVGLTPGSDRAVNQTSRQLHLYRGTRNIARDLRDRIRRVRR; via the coding sequence ATGACCGTCACGACCCATCCGGTACTCGAGGCAAGCGAGCGGGCGAAATTGAGCGATCAGGTTCTCGATACGCTCATGGCCCTTCCGGGCTGGAAGCCGAAGCATCATGCCATGCTCGCCTCCGAACTGCCGGAGGTCGATCGCCGCCTCTCGATCTATCCGGCTTCAGCCGGTTTCGAACTGCTGGATGAACTCGATTATCTGGCCTCACGGTCGATCGAGCGGAACGTGTTCTTCGAGCCGCGCTACCTTGCGCCGGCCATGCCACGCCTGGATGATCGGGAGGTGTTTCTCGCCGTCCTTCGCGACGAAGACAAGACGCGCTCACGTCTACGTTTCCTGCTGCCCTATTCGATCGAGCGGCCCGGCCTCGGGATCGGGCCTAGCGTCATTCGCGGGTGGACGACGCCGTTCGGCCCGGCAGGCGCACCGCTTATCGATAGCGACGAGCCGGTCCAGATCATGAACGCCGCCTTTTCTCTTCTGGCGCAGAAGAATCTCAAACTGCCAAACGTCATGGTACTGCCGGACATGCCTTTGGACGGACCCGCTGCCGCGGCAATACGCACCGCAGCGATCTCTTCCGATCTGCCGATCAGCATCATGGAAGGCGAAGCACGACCCGTCCTCCAGGCGACAGGCGATCCCGACGAGTATTTCGCCAAGGCAATCAGCGGCCACCATCGCCGAAATTACAACAGGCTGCGCCGCCGTCTTCAGGAACGCGGCACGGTGAGTTTCGACATTATACGTCAGCCGGACGAAATCCGGCAGGCGACGGAAACCTTTCTCACGCTCGAACTGATGAGCTGGAAGGGAAAAGTCCGTTCCGCAATGGCTTCGGATCGCTATCAGGCCGCCTTTGCCCGGGAAGCGATCTACAGGCTCGCGGAACGCGACATGGTCCGTATCGCGACGCTGAAGCTGGATGGTGAAACCATCGCCTCGCTCATCGTGCTGCTGGCGGGCGGCACGGCCTATACGTGGAAAACGGCCTTCGACGAAACACTCAAGGACTTTTCACCCGGTGTCCTTCTGATGATCGACACGACCGAATATCTGATCGACGATCCAAACATCGTTCAGGCTGATAGCTGCGCCACGGAGAACCACTCCGTTATGAGCCGCCTTTGGAATGAAAAGAGGACCTACGGCACCTTCGTCGTGGGATTGACGCCGGGCTCCGATCGCGCCGTCAACCAGACGTCGCGCCAATTGCATCTCTATCGCGGTACGAGAAACATCGCCCGCGATCTGCGTGACCGCATTCGAAGGGTCCGTCGCTGA
- a CDS encoding DUF4112 domain-containing protein: protein MDETERLERTRRLRRVARAARLMDTAIRLPGGFRLGADSIVGLVPGVGDTAAVVVSLWIVNEARKLGIPGHKLTRMLGNVGLDYVIGAVPIVGDVFDAVYKANRRNLNMILDHFGHEELTHLDNIDERLMKDVTPDK from the coding sequence ATGGACGAAACCGAACGGCTGGAGCGGACGCGGCGATTGCGCAGGGTGGCCCGCGCGGCCCGTCTCATGGACACAGCCATCCGCCTGCCCGGTGGCTTCCGGTTGGGAGCCGACTCCATCGTCGGCCTGGTGCCGGGTGTCGGTGACACAGCGGCGGTCGTGGTTTCGCTCTGGATCGTCAACGAAGCACGCAAGCTCGGTATTCCAGGGCACAAGCTGACCCGCATGCTGGGCAATGTCGGACTTGATTACGTGATCGGCGCCGTTCCGATCGTGGGCGACGTGTTCGATGCCGTCTACAAGGCCAACAGGCGCAATCTCAACATGATCCTCGACCATTTCGGCCATGAAGAGCTGACGCATCTCGATAATATTGACGAACGTCTGATGAAGGACGTCACCCCCGACAAATAG